The DNA region CTTTTTCCACACTTTCCAGAACGAGCCTTGCTGCCTGACCTATTCGACCGGCTCCGGAAAAATGACGGATGATGGTGACCGTATCCGCAAGATAATCCATTTCTTAAAGGCTCCTTTTCAGGATTGACTTTGAAAGTTCTTTCCTGCTTTTCTTGATCTCGCTATGAAGATCCAGCTTTTCAAAACCCTTTCCAGTCCAAACACCCTTCATCTGGACAACTTTTGGTTTTTTCACTTTGTCCTTTGAGAGAAGAAAACCTATGAAGTCATCCACTTCCTCCAATTTGTGGCCGGGAAGCCGGGCAAGTTTCTTTTTGATTTCGTTTAACTTCGTGTTCATGTCTTGCATGGTTATTTCTCCTTTCATGATGAGTCTGAGGCGCACCTCTTAAGAAAGAGGCAAATGGCGGGCTAATCTGCAATAAAATCTCTTATCGCTATAGGTGAAAAATCAAAGTTTCATCAATCCTACATGCGACACCGAATATAACATATTAAGAACATTATTGAAAACCTATCAAAAAAAATCATAAACATCAAGGGAAATCAAGCGGTTGAAAGACCACAAAATCTCACTCTTTCCCAGGGAAGTGAGGGCACGATTACTCCTATGTTTTGAGGCTGCATGGACCGTGGTGTCAAAAGGGTTATGGATCGATAATCTGTATGCATAGCCGGAAGGAGTCAGGGTGAAGCGAACGGCGTTTTCACCCTGATGATTTCTGAGATATCCATCCAGAAGGGGCAAGTATCATACGTCTCAAAAAGCTGTGATATGTCTGACGTATGACTGTTTTTTTATGAAATTTCAAACTTTTCTATGATTTTTTCGACCTTCTGCAGATTGAAATTGAGGATTGCACGAGGATTTCGTTTATCCGCAACTTAACTTTTCTGACCCTATGATTCATAGCGGATTTCATAGGAATCGTTGTAATGATTTGACCCTCCAATCCTTACCAATTGCAAGATCGCCCTCATTTATCATCGAAGGCAGAGTAATCGCAAAGTTGCAATGAAAGGGCCGGAATACAAGATATAGGATCTTCCGACTCGATCCAGACCCACTGCTGTGGGATGATCAGCGGCGTTATTACCTCCACAATTCTGGAGCTCATTATCTATCCGGCAATTTATATGATCTGGCGGGGCCGTGGGCTAAACAAAGATTAATTTACTAATCTTGAACATTAACATTCATTTCCCAATGCTTAATGCCGGATCAAACTTACCCGCCACTGTCGGTGATTGGGTGCTTCTGGTTTCCCGTCGCACTTGTTCCGATAGATAGGGTATGAGCTCGCCCAGGGTGACGGCACCATCTTTGTTGTAGTCGGCCTCACCATTGAGTCCCTTCAGCAGAAAATATGTGAAAACGCCGTGCCCGCCGCCCCAGGTCTGGCCTTCCTGAGAAAACTGCTTGTCATCAGAGGCGCTAATAACGGCAATGCCGTCACCAACATTGGACAAATTTTGCAGACCGGCAGTGATCGGGTTAATCTCCACGGAACGATTGCCACGCCTGGCGATATCAAAGGATTCGCCGACTCCGCCGGAATGGCAGGCATCAGCCAGCACTACAACCTTCTTCGATTTGATAAAACGTTTGAGTGCCGTTTCTATATCCCACATAGGAAAGCCAGTGGTAGCGACATCGTCATACTGGGCATCGTAAGGCAGCAAAAATAAATTTTTCGGCTGATCAGGCGATTGCGGACTGCCATGCCCGACAAAAAAAAATGATGACAGTATCTTCTTCGAGAACCTGTCCCAGCCAGTTGAACAGAGCATTCTTTATGTTTTTGCCATTGGCTTCAGCGTTGAGTAAAAGCCTGATCCGTGCCGGTGCATAGCGGCCGCCTTTAGGTGAAACAAGCCAATCATAAAAGGATTGAGCATCCCTGCCTGCATAGCGTAATGATGGAATACGGCTATCTTGATAATCGGATACGCTGATAACTACTGCCCATTTCTGGCCTGTCAAATATTGCGCGGCATCTTCCTTCCGGGAAATATATTTTTTATCCGGTTCGATAGCGGGCAATTTAATTTCCGGTTTGGCGATCTGTTCTCTGTCCGCTTCCGCAAGGGCGATATTTACATCGACATAACCGTCATTATCGCCGCACCAGCCGAGCGTATCGTTGATCCGCAGGAAAAGAGTTCCCGTCTCATTGGGAGAAAGAGTTAATTCGTTGCCAATGGCAAATGGCACGCCATTCTCGCCGATTTTACAGATCAAGGCGCTATAAGTCCAACCTCGGACGATGGGGCTGACACCTTCCGGACACAATATTTCAGCTTAAGAAGAAAAAGTTCGGGATACAAAGTGCAACATGGAAGTTGTCACTATTATTTACCTTAACTTAATAGTTTTATTATATAAAACAAGTTTGCTGAAAAATTTTAATGAAATATCCGGGCTATGCCTGAATCGTAACAGATCAAACCGCAGTTCAGGCACCGGCGGGCTTCCAGCAGGGCATCTTTCCGGGAAATCGATCCCTGGACTTCTTCGGTAAAAGAGCGCCTGCGGATTTCCACCGGCAGTTCCCCGAATTTGATGCGGGGGAGGCGATTTATCACCAATACATGTTTTAAAATGCTTTTGGGAATAATCTTCTTCTGGAGGTTTTCCGGCACCGGTATCTTTTTTCGGGTTAAAAAGTAATGCATGGAGCGCGCTGCCCGGCGTCCGCCGGCCACGGCTTTGATGACCGTGTCCCGCCCGGTGTGCAGGTCGCCGGCGGCAAACACATGGGGCCGGGCGGTCTGCATGGTATCTTCATCAACGTCCAGGGTATGCTGCGCCGTTATTTTAAACGCAAACGGTTCCGGCCCATGATGGAGGCAGGCCAGATCCGGTTTGCGCTCCAGGGCAACAATCACCATATCGGCCTGAAGCAACGTTTCGGAGCCGGAGCCGGATCTTGTGCGGATATCGTCGGCATGGGCCTGGGCCGGTTCCGTCAACCGGATGTACTCCAGATGAGTGACGTGTCCGGCGCTATCGGCCTTCGCCCGGATCGGTTGAGTGCGAAACAGAATGTGCACGCCTTCTTCGATGGCGTGCTCGATATCGCGTTTGCTGGCGGACATGTCTTCGCGATTGCATGGACAGAGCACCGTCACCGATTTAGCCCCCAGACGAATGCAACTGCGGGAGCAGTCCATGGCCGTATTGGATTCGCCGATGACAACCACGTGCCGGGTGTCCAGGCTGTGCAGGGTGCGGCCCACATGATCCAAAAACTCGAGACTGGCAATGACACCTTCGGCCGTTTCTCCGGGAATCCCCAGCGGCGGCACCACCCAGGCGCCGATACCCAGGAATACGGCTGCAAACCCCTCGTCCTGAAGGGTCTTAAAGTTAAAGTCCTGCCCGAACACGCACTGGGTGCGCGCTTCGATCCCGAGTTTCAGGATGCCCTCAATCTCCCAATCCACAACTCTTTTGGGCAGGCGATATTCCGGAATACCGTAACTCAGCATGCCGCCCAGTTTGGGTTTGGCCTCAAAAATGGTCGGATGGTGGCCAAGCCTTCGTAAAAAATAAGCACAGGCCAGCCCGGCCGGGCCTCCGCCGATGATCGCCGCCCGGTGGCCCGTGTCCGGTGCGCAGTAGATGGAAAGCCGCCGTCCCGATTCCATTTCCCATTCACTCAGGAAACGCTGCAACCCGTTGATGGCCACGCCATTTTCGGCAATGTTCCGGCGACAGATCGTCTCGCAGGGATGCAGGCAGACCCTGCCGCAGCTTGCCGGCAGGGGATTGCGTTCCTTGATGGTCAGCAGGGCCCCGGCGAAATCCCCTTGCCGGAGTCGCTGGATGTAGCGCGGCACGTCGATGTGGGCCGGACACTTTTGAATACATGGCGCCAGGCATTCGCTGGTCTGATTCAGATGCAGCAGATGGTCGCTGATGCTCATGATGGAAATGACACCGGTGGGGCAGACCTTGACACACTGCCGGCATCTTTTGCACTTGTCGGGGTTGATCACGGGAATGCGATTCGGACCCATACGAATGGCATTGAAACCGCAAACC from Candidatus Desulfatibia profunda includes:
- a CDS encoding caspase family protein, encoding MLCSTGWDRFSKKILSSFFFVGHGSPQSPDQPKNLFLLPYDAQYDDVATTGFPMWDIETALKRFIKSKKVVVLADACHSGGVGESFDIARRGNRSVEINPITAGLQNLSNVGDGIAVISASDDKQFSQEGQTWGGGHGVFTYFLLKGLNGEADYNKDGAVTLGELIPYLSEQVRRETRSTQSPTVAGKFDPALSIGK
- a CDS encoding FAD-dependent oxidoreductase translates to MVVTSILVMGGLGFLAAVLLSVAARVFYVKEDPRIESIKDVLPGLNCGGCGLPGCAAAAAAIVKGKAHYYICQVGGTETADAVARIMGVAPALLEPQVTLMRCKSSRRVESRYHYAGAPDCRAEAVLYGGSKQCETACLGHGTCVTVCGFNAIRMGPNRIPVINPDKCKRCRQCVKVCPTGVISIMSISDHLLHLNQTSECLAPCIQKCPAHIDVPRYIQRLRQGDFAGALLTIKERNPLPASCGRVCLHPCETICRRNIAENGVAINGLQRFLSEWEMESGRRLSIYCAPDTGHRAAIIGGGPAGLACAYFLRRLGHHPTIFEAKPKLGGMLSYGIPEYRLPKRVVDWEIEGILKLGIEARTQCVFGQDFNFKTLQDEGFAAVFLGIGAWVVPPLGIPGETAEGVIASLEFLDHVGRTLHSLDTRHVVVIGESNTAMDCSRSCIRLGAKSVTVLCPCNREDMSASKRDIEHAIEEGVHILFRTQPIRAKADSAGHVTHLEYIRLTEPAQAHADDIRTRSGSGSETLLQADMVIVALERKPDLACLHHGPEPFAFKITAQHTLDVDEDTMQTARPHVFAAGDLHTGRDTVIKAVAGGRRAARSMHYFLTRKKIPVPENLQKKIIPKSILKHVLVINRLPRIKFGELPVEIRRRSFTEEVQGSISRKDALLEARRCLNCGLICYDSGIARIFH